From the genome of Neomonachus schauinslandi chromosome 5, ASM220157v2, whole genome shotgun sequence, one region includes:
- the GDE1 gene encoding glycerophosphodiester phosphodiesterase 1 isoform X3: MHDNTVDRTTDGTGRLCDLTFEQIRKLNPAANHRLRNDFPDEKIPTLREAVAECLNYNLTIFFDVKGHANMATDALKKIYKEFPQLYNNSIVCSFLPEVIYKMRQTDQNVVTALTHRPWSLSHTGDGKPRYDVFWKQSMFAVMDILLDWSMHNILWYLCGISAFLIQKDFVSPDYLKKWSAKGIQVVAWTVNTFDEKSYYESHLGSSYITDSMLEDCASQF, encoded by the exons ATGCACGATAACACAGTCGATAGGACAACTGATGGCACTGGTCGATTGTGTGATTTGACATTTGAACAAATTAGGAAGCTTAATCCTGCAGCAAATCACAGGTTAAG GAATGATTTCCCTGATGAAAAGATCCCTACCCTGAGAGAAGCCGTTGCAGAGTGCCTAAACTATAACCTCACAATCTTCTTTGATGTCAAGGGCCATGCAAATATG GCTACTGATgctctaaagaaaatatataaggaGTTTCCTCAACTATACAATAATAGCATCGTCTGCTCTTTCTTGCCAGAAGTTATCTATAAG ATGAGACAAACAGATCAGAATGTAGTAACGGCATTAACTCATAGACCTTGGAGCCTTAGCCATACAGGAGATGGGAAACCACGCTATGATGTTTTCTGGAAACAGTCCATGTTTGCGGTAATGGACATTTTGCTCGATTGGAGTATGCATAATATCCTGTGGTACTTGTGTGGAATTTCAGCTTTCCTCATACAAAAGGATTTTGTATCCCC ggaCTACTTGAAGAAGTGGTCAGCCAAAGGCATTCAGGTTGTTGCTTGGACTGTTAATACCTTTGATGAAAAAAGTTACTACGAATCCCATCTTGGTTCCAGCTATATCACTGACAGCATGTTGGAAGACTGTGCATCTCAGTTCTAG